Proteins from a genomic interval of Papaver somniferum cultivar HN1 chromosome 4, ASM357369v1, whole genome shotgun sequence:
- the LOC113274443 gene encoding BTB/POZ domain-containing protein At2g24240-like — MTAQKVRFNVGGRIIETTATTLATARRDSMFGAMFDDEWKLQPRGDELVKPEEKEYFIDRDPDCFSVLLNLLRTGKLHVPSNIPEKLLYMEANYYGLLDHVRTAKWGDFDSNRLRLASTVSGQAPGNCTAIRASPDGGCAVAHGGIVRVYDWMLEEHPPLNLEYQSVNDIGWMDSDKIVMSVRQNSTRHPGMGVFSSLTGELRHRFQLGDGKDQVKGFAAGALCFNSDSNKVLASCRETSNEGIWEWHQVTGKLTETSNQGIGVWDQVTGKQTDFFDFCLGGDAGKIQWLNGSNCLFVGGYIDDKYYINVLDFRDKSVVWSWPNGTKACVTASRIWDASPMDESKFCVVGGDDGTLGVLDLRSTKGGVRWNPYRDVECRYRPKLTCHAGQVFCSIDDEISVYYHGLDQWVLTSTLGRSQGGPIQDFSIGGDRLFALHIDENVFDVWETPSAPII, encoded by the coding sequence ATGACGGCCCAGAAGGTGAGATTTAATGTTGGAGGTAGAATCATTGAAACGACTGCAACAACTCTAGCAACTGCACGCCGAGATTCAATGTTTGGAGCTATGTTTGACGATGAATGGAAGCTTCAACCAAGAGGAGATGAATTAGTTAAACCAGAAGAAAAAGAATACTTCATTGATCGTGACCCAGATTGTTTTTCTGTTCTTCTCAATCTTTTAAGGACGGGTAAGCTTCATGTGCCTTCTAACATACCTGAAAAATTACTCTATATGGAGGCTAATTATTATGGCCTTCTTGATCATGTTAGAACTGCAAAGTGGGGTGATTTTGATAGCAACAGGTTAAGATTAGCGAGTACGGTCAGTGGTCAAGCTCCTGGTAATTGTACTGCGATCAGAGCAAGTCCCGACGGAGGTTGTGCTGTTGCTCATGGTGGCATCGTTCGTGTATATGACTGGATGCTCGAAGAACATCCACCGCTAAATCTTGAATATCAAAGTGTTAATGATATTGGGTGGATGGATTCAGATAAAATAGTGATGAGTGTTCGCCAAAACTCGACCAGGCATCCGGGAATGGGTGTTTTCAGTTCTTTAACGGGGGAACTGAGGCACAGGTTTCAGTTGGGCGACGGAAAAGATCAGGTCAAAGGCTTTGCTGCGGGAGCTTTATGTTTTAACTCTGATAGTAACAAGGTACTTGCTAGTTGTAGAGAAACAAGTAATGAAGGAATCTGGGAGTGGCATCAAGTAACCGGAAAACTAACTGAAACAAGTAATCAAGGAATCGGGGTGTGGGATCAAGTAACCGGAAAACAAACCGACTTTTTTGATTTTTGCCTTGGTGGTGATGCTGGAAAGATACAATGGTTGAACGGAAGTAATTGTTTATTTGTCGGCGGTTATATCGATGATAAATACTACATTAATGTTTTGGATTTTAGAGATAAAAGTGTGGTTTGGTCGTGGCCTAATGGTACTAAAGCTTGTGTTACTGCGTCTCGTATTTGGGATGCAAGTCCAATGGACGAGAGTAAATTTTGTgtggttggtggtgatgatggaacTTTGGGAGTTTTAGATTTGAGAAGTACCAAAGGCGGAGTTAGATGGAACCCATATAGGGACGTCGAATGTCGCTATCGTCCTAAGTTAACATGTCATGCGGGGCAGGTCTTTTGTTCCATCGATGATGAGATATCTGTATATTATCATGGTCTTGATCAATGGGTTTTAACATCTACTCTTGGAAGAAGTCAAGGTGGTCCAATTCAGGACTTCTCGATAGGTGGTGATCGCCTTTTTGCTCTTCACATTGACGAGAATGTGTTCGATGTGTGGGAGACTCCATCTGCCCCAATTATTTGA
- the LOC113273385 gene encoding uncharacterized protein LOC113273385 — MGDDTDPPQARVLTYAEKILGKKHIPTTYVDLNTLPNSTLREGKPAVVLPVSFYEEGCDIWRFSLIDRLHFKGVNFQDVKNSFEQQWQQGQGQVQFIPMNRGFFIIKLQAKEDRDKILNAEAWMFDQQKLILMEYFPSFNADRHNTSHATVWVKFPGLPVEFWIEKTLLAFGKSLGTPIVVDKRTLDHEYGYYASVLIDINFAELDTNDIHIVVGGKEFWQPIEIQKRPKFCTKCKIIGHVDSEFRKKHKNSLGNVQQQASASLHQGNNLAISQDARSNNVAGAGNEWHDARRRKGKTSPVMPVVPEIVNGLPNGS; from the coding sequence ATGGGGGATGATACTGATCCTCCCCAAGCGCGAGTTCTCACGTATGCTGAAAAGATTTTAGGTAAAAAACATATTCCAACAACTTATGTGGATTTGAATACACTACCAAACTCTACTTTGAGAGAAGGAAAACCGGCAGTTGTGCTTCCAGTTTCTTTTTACGAAGAGGGTTGTGATATTTGGAGATTCAGTCTTATAGACCGTTTGCATTTTAAGGGAGTCAATTTTCAGGATGTGAAGAATAGCTTTGAGCAACAATGGCAGCAAGGTCAGGGCCAAGTTCAATTCATTCCTATGAATAGaggtttttttattatcaagctGCAAGCTAAGGAAGATAGGGATAAGATACTTAATGCTGAGGCTTGGATGTTTGATCAACAAAAGCTTATCCTAATGGAATATTTTCCCAGTTTTAATGCGGATAGACACAATACTTCTCATGCTACAGTATGGGTTAAGTTCCCTGGATTGCCTGTTGAATTTTGGATTGAGAAAACGTTGTTGGCGTTTGGTAAATCACTTGGTACTCCAATTGTTGTTGATAAGCGTACATTAGATCATGAGTATGGGTATTACGCTTCAGTTCTCATTGATATTAATTTCGCTGAACTTGATACTAATGACATTCATATCGTTGTTGGGGGTAAGGAATTCTGGCAGCCTATTGAGATTCAAAAACGACCTAAATTCTGCACTAAGTGCAAGATTATTGGCCATGTTGATTCTGAATTTAGGAAAAAACACAAGAACTCTTTGGGTAACGTGCAACAACAGGCTTCTGCATCGCTGCACCAGGGTAACAACTTGGCTATATCACAGGATGCGCGTAGTAATAATGTTGCTGGGGCTGGAAATGAATGGCATGatgccagacgtaggaaaggaaaGACATCTCCTGTCATGCCAGTAGTGCCTGAGATTGTAAATGGGTTACCTAATGGAAGCTAA